In a genomic window of Candidatus Bathyarchaeota archaeon:
- a CDS encoding aldo/keto reductase, which produces MQYRVVPKNGDKLSVLGFGLMRLPQKNLKVDEERSINQVHLAIDSGINYLDTAPPYHAGESERILGKALQDGYREKVKIATKLTHFMLTKPEDMEKMLNLQLSKLQTDHIDYYLLHALDAASWRRLQGFNVLDFLKRAQREGKIINTGFSFHGSQATFREIIEANDWTMCQIQYNFLDEKMQAGTEGLRYAASQKLAVMVMEPLRGGSLAGKLPKDVKKIYDEAPMKRTAAEWALRWVWNHPEVTVVLSGMNDEAQIQENIATAETALPNSMSQEELSIVGKVASTYRRLMKVPCTGCAYCMPCPNGVNIPSNFNLYNQYNMFDNKFMDRGMYVVTLMGVMDGKRSDASLCQNCGVCVKKCPQHINIPEELKNVNSCLGGTRTKLMIPVIKVVAKRQISRKIE; this is translated from the coding sequence ATGCAGTATCGGGTTGTTCCAAAAAACGGTGACAAACTGTCCGTATTAGGCTTTGGGTTGATGCGGCTTCCGCAGAAGAACCTAAAAGTCGATGAAGAACGCAGCATAAACCAAGTGCATTTAGCCATTGACAGCGGCATCAATTACCTTGACACTGCGCCGCCCTATCATGCAGGTGAGAGCGAGCGGATATTGGGTAAAGCACTCCAAGACGGTTACCGAGAAAAAGTCAAAATCGCCACCAAACTCACTCATTTCATGCTAACAAAACCCGAAGACATGGAAAAAATGCTCAACCTACAACTCAGCAAACTGCAAACCGACCACATCGACTATTACCTGTTACATGCACTGGACGCTGCATCGTGGCGCAGACTTCAAGGCTTCAACGTACTAGATTTTCTTAAAAGAGCCCAGCGGGAAGGCAAAATCATCAATACTGGCTTCTCCTTCCACGGTTCTCAAGCCACCTTCCGCGAAATCATAGAAGCAAACGACTGGACCATGTGCCAGATTCAATACAACTTTTTGGACGAAAAAATGCAGGCAGGCACGGAAGGACTGCGCTATGCGGCTTCTCAGAAGCTTGCGGTTATGGTTATGGAGCCTTTGCGGGGCGGTTCCTTGGCGGGTAAGCTGCCGAAGGATGTTAAAAAAATCTATGACGAGGCGCCAATGAAGCGGACAGCGGCTGAGTGGGCGCTGCGTTGGGTTTGGAATCATCCTGAAGTCACTGTGGTTCTCTCAGGCATGAACGACGAAGCACAGATACAGGAAAACATCGCCACCGCAGAAACCGCGCTGCCCAACTCGATGAGTCAAGAAGAACTTTCAATCGTGGGCAAAGTTGCCTCGACGTATCGGCGTCTTATGAAGGTGCCTTGTACGGGCTGCGCGTATTGTATGCCCTGCCCTAACGGCGTCAACATCCCCTCGAACTTTAATCTCTACAACCAATACAACATGTTCGATAACAAATTCATGGACCGCGGCATGTATGTAGTAACCCTGATGGGCGTCATGGATGGGAAACGCTCTGATGCGTCGCTTTGCCAAAACTGTGGCGTATGCGTCAAGAAGTGCCCCCAGCACATCAACATCCCCGAGGAACTCAAAAACGTCAATAGTTGCCTTGGCGGAACCAGAACCAAACTGATGATTCCTGTAATCAAAGTGGTGGCGAAGAGGCAAATCAGTAGAAAAATCGAGTAA
- a CDS encoding phage tail sheath subtilisin-like domain-containing protein, protein MKPGVYIEEVSSTARSISGVSTSVTAFVGTTQTGPLNQPVLIHSFTEFTASFGALCKDSSLGYAVNHFFINGGSHALIIRVGAQSAQAVLGSPDEKTGLYALEKADIFNLLCLPGLGASEDTRKAVYAAAEAFCEQHNAFLLIDPSPQWTTKTAALDAIKVFPKSRNAAAYFPRIEATDPLTGTIAEFDPCGAVAGVIARTDAQRGFWKAPAGTTATLMGVSGLTVALSEGDVSDLNFAGLNCIRMLPSVGSVIWGAQTLRASQDAEWKYVPVRRLALYLEESIRRGTQWVTFEANNEALWSKIRLSVDSFMHSLWLQGAFMGAKSAEAYLIKCDAETNTQADLEAGNLNIIVGFAPLKPAEFVIIKIQQKTASKTPSTAANLPKTLPPKSNLTLRKLKP, encoded by the coding sequence ATGAAACCCGGCGTCTACATCGAAGAAGTCTCCTCAACCGCAAGATCAATCAGCGGCGTATCAACCTCCGTTACCGCATTTGTAGGAACCACACAAACAGGTCCCCTCAACCAACCGGTTTTAATCCACAGTTTCACCGAATTCACCGCATCCTTTGGCGCCCTTTGCAAGGACAGCAGCCTCGGCTACGCGGTTAATCATTTTTTCATAAACGGTGGCTCCCACGCCCTAATCATCCGTGTAGGCGCCCAATCTGCGCAAGCGGTGTTGGGTAGCCCTGACGAAAAAACCGGTTTGTACGCTCTTGAAAAAGCCGACATTTTCAACCTCCTCTGCTTGCCCGGCTTAGGCGCTTCCGAGGACACCCGAAAAGCCGTCTATGCCGCCGCTGAAGCCTTCTGCGAACAACACAACGCCTTTCTGCTCATTGACCCCTCGCCTCAGTGGACTACAAAAACCGCTGCGCTTGACGCCATCAAAGTCTTTCCCAAAAGCCGCAACGCCGCAGCCTATTTTCCCCGCATAGAAGCCACTGACCCCCTCACTGGAACAATAGCCGAGTTTGACCCCTGTGGTGCTGTGGCAGGCGTGATTGCGCGCACAGATGCGCAGCGAGGTTTTTGGAAAGCGCCCGCAGGTACAACAGCTACTTTGATGGGGGTTTCGGGATTAACCGTGGCGCTTAGCGAGGGGGATGTCTCAGACCTAAACTTTGCGGGTTTAAACTGCATCAGAATGTTGCCTTCTGTTGGGTCTGTGATTTGGGGTGCCCAGACGCTTCGTGCCTCCCAGGATGCTGAGTGGAAATATGTTCCTGTGCGGCGGTTAGCGCTGTATTTGGAGGAAAGCATTCGTCGGGGTACGCAGTGGGTGACTTTTGAAGCCAATAACGAGGCGTTATGGAGCAAAATCCGCCTTTCCGTTGACTCTTTTATGCACAGCCTATGGTTGCAAGGCGCTTTTATGGGTGCAAAATCCGCCGAAGCTTACCTGATAAAATGTGATGCTGAAACCAACACTCAAGCCGACCTCGAAGCCGGAAACCTAAACATAATTGTTGGGTTTGCGCCTCTGAAACCTGCAGAATTTGTTATCATAAAAATTCAGCAAAAAACCGCTTCTAAAACCCCCAGCACTGCGGCTAATCTGCCAAAAACCTTGCCGCCTAAATCCAACTTAACCCTAAGAAAACTAAAACCCTGA
- a CDS encoding acyl--CoA ligase, with amino-acid sequence MLEENARAYPDDVALIELTPSQNIRRQITWKQFNQQANCIANYLLQRGLRKDDKVIHWMRNSIDWLITYFGIIKTGAWAVPLNFRFNALDFRFCTNIAQAKAIIFEDFFLKTVQDVKPSSIQEYIYLGPNLPQGMTNYTEILESANVEDPKIELTPTDECGLYFTSGTTGDPKPVLLTHKNMSFAAEVEQKHHYQTHNDNFILLPPLYHTGAKMHWFGSLISGAKGTILTEFSPKNVLDAVSKEKGTIVWLLVPWVHDILVALDKGELKLEDYALDSWRLMHIGAQPVPPVLVQHWRDYFPTMAYDNNYGLSEATGPGAVHLGLENAFRAGAVGKVGYGWQLKIVSVDDNSDVLQSMVGELCVKGDGVMREYYKNPALTDKTIIDGWLHTGDMARIDQDGYVYLVDRKKDLIIVGGENIYPIEVEDAIHNHPKVYDVAVIGVPDNRLGEITCAVIDVKLGESLTEEEIMTFLEALLPKYKRPRKIIFDKIPRNPTGKIEKTKLRSKYAK; translated from the coding sequence ATGCTTGAAGAAAACGCCCGCGCCTACCCCGATGATGTGGCGTTAATTGAGCTAACACCCAGCCAAAACATCCGCAGACAAATTACCTGGAAACAGTTCAATCAGCAAGCCAACTGTATAGCCAATTACCTCCTGCAGAGAGGGCTTAGAAAAGACGATAAAGTAATCCATTGGATGCGCAACTCTATCGATTGGTTGATAACCTATTTTGGCATTATCAAAACTGGCGCTTGGGCGGTGCCGCTGAATTTTCGTTTCAACGCGCTGGATTTTAGGTTCTGCACCAACATCGCGCAAGCCAAAGCGATAATTTTCGAGGACTTTTTCCTCAAAACTGTACAGGACGTAAAGCCCTCCAGCATCCAAGAGTACATCTATCTAGGTCCCAATCTCCCCCAAGGCATGACTAACTACACCGAGATTTTAGAGTCAGCCAACGTCGAAGACCCAAAAATTGAGTTGACACCCACCGATGAATGCGGCTTATACTTCACCTCAGGCACCACAGGCGACCCCAAACCCGTACTGCTAACCCATAAAAACATGAGCTTCGCCGCAGAAGTCGAACAGAAACATCATTACCAAACACACAATGATAATTTTATTCTGTTGCCTCCGCTGTATCATACTGGCGCCAAGATGCATTGGTTTGGCAGCCTCATTTCTGGAGCTAAGGGCACAATCTTAACTGAATTTAGCCCCAAAAACGTGCTAGACGCAGTCAGCAAGGAGAAGGGGACTATTGTGTGGTTGCTGGTGCCGTGGGTTCATGATATTTTGGTGGCTCTCGATAAAGGGGAACTTAAGCTGGAAGATTATGCTTTGGATTCTTGGCGTTTGATGCACATCGGAGCCCAGCCTGTTCCGCCTGTCCTTGTGCAGCATTGGCGGGATTATTTCCCAACAATGGCGTACGATAATAATTATGGGTTAAGCGAAGCCACGGGTCCCGGTGCAGTGCATCTGGGGCTGGAAAATGCGTTTCGGGCTGGAGCTGTAGGTAAAGTCGGCTATGGTTGGCAGCTCAAAATTGTAAGTGTGGACGATAACAGCGATGTTTTGCAGTCGATGGTGGGTGAGTTATGCGTTAAGGGTGATGGGGTAATGCGTGAATATTACAAAAATCCCGCCTTAACCGACAAAACAATCATTGACGGCTGGCTGCACACAGGGGACATGGCGCGTATTGACCAAGACGGCTATGTGTATCTGGTTGACCGCAAAAAAGACCTAATCATTGTCGGCGGTGAGAATATTTATCCCATCGAGGTTGAAGACGCCATTCACAATCATCCTAAAGTTTATGATGTGGCCGTTATAGGGGTACCCGATAACCGTCTGGGCGAAATTACCTGTGCTGTCATCGATGTTAAGCTCGGAGAAAGCCTGACTGAAGAAGAAATTATGACTTTTCTTGAGGCTCTGCTACCGAAATATAAGCGTCCACGCAAAATCATTTTTGATAAAATACCGCGCAACCCCACAGGAAAAATCGAAAAAACCAAACTAAGAAGCAAATACGCAAAATAA